From one Silurus meridionalis isolate SWU-2019-XX chromosome 23, ASM1480568v1, whole genome shotgun sequence genomic stretch:
- the LOC124376790 gene encoding uncharacterized protein LOC124376790, with amino-acid sequence MGRVVALMSPTSSQSAGQNNTFVRLSAPPMGMPRDSSLGDSLGGGVVASYYGDGRVFEGLGCDPYGQSCERRVATTADPETYKLFGVVGSISGTKTLSAFHKGPTCVGENRQFHSGRVHQPAGRCALPPAASVGEETDNVVRHKVFVHQGDSCSRHMEQRCRSIVQGKPSVRGMETAHSGGGADMAEIRPGCRRSLRLARKRSVSSVLFSKGRRCTVGCGCVSPPMAKCSSLRVPSTELDFPHPGKGQRTQLVTDSDSSTLGFQALDRRNSSATVGSALATPSTEGPSVPGGRGDLSSAPGQNCSLGLARERWNLSVAGLPQSVIHTIQSARASSTRTLYDNKWRVFEEWCGRGHIVSFQCSVGDILCFLQDLLDKGKAFSTLKVYLAAISACHIGFNNEPAGRHPLISRFMKGARRIRPVSRRLVPQWDLSLVLEALSHHPFEPVDGVGLKFLSLKTVLLVALVTAKCVSELQALSVSPSCLQFAPGLTKVSFRHNPAFVPKVVDSSYRCPVTELSAFHPPQEEDGLSSLCPVRALHTYVKRTAGFRKSDQLFVSWATPHKGKPLSSQRLSRWIVEAISIAYECCGSQAPTGLRAHSTRGMVTSWALLKGVSVQDICAAAGWATPHTFVRFYRLDVSESSLAHAVLSARRSEPM; translated from the coding sequence ATGGGTCGCGTGGTTGCGCTTATGTCCCCGACGTCATCTCAATCGGCCGGTCAAAATAACACATTCGTGCGTCTTAGCGCTCCGCCAATGGGGATGCCCCGCGACTCTTCGCTCGGGGATTCCCTTGGGGGCGGTGTCGTCGCGAGTTACTATGGCGACGGACGCGTCTTTGAAGGGCTGGGGTGCGACCCTTATGGGCAGAGCTGTGAACGGCGTGTGGCCACCACAGCTGATCCTGAGACATATAAACTATTCGGAGTTGTTGGCAGTATTTCTGGCACTAAAACACTTTCTGCCTTTCATAAAGGACCGACATGTGTAGGTGAAAACAGACAATTCCACAGTGGTCGCGTACATCAACCGGCAGGGAGGTGTGCGCTCCCTCCAGCTGCATCAGTTGGCGAGGAAACTGATAATGTGGTGCGACACAAGGTTTTTGTCCATCAGGGCGACTCATGTTCCAGGCATATGGAACAGAGGTGCAGATCTATTGTCCAGGGGAAACCCTCTGTACGGGGAATGGAAACTGCACActcaggtggtggagcagatatggcagagatacgGCCGGGCTGCCGTAGATCTCTACGCCTCGCGAGAAAACGCTCAGTgtcctctgttcttttctctaaGGGACGAAGATGCACCGTTGGGTGTGGATGCGTTAGCCCACCCATGGCCAAATGTTCTTCTCTACGCGTTCCCTCCACTGAGCTTGATTTCCCCCACCCTGGCAAGGGTCAGAGAACTCAGCTTGTCACTGATTCTGATAGCTCCACGTTGGGCTTCCAGGCACTGGATCGCAGAAATAGTTCAGCTACTGTCGGATCAGCCTTGGCCACTCCCTCCACGGAGGGACCTTCTGTCCCAGGCGGGCGGGGAGATTTATCATCCGCACCCGGACAGAATtgctctctgggcctggcccGTGAGAGGTGGAACTTGAGTGTGGCTGGTTTGCCCCAATCggttatacacactatccagAGTGCCAGGGCCTCGTCTACTCGCACGCTTTATGACAATAAATGGCGAGTTTTTGAGGAGTGGTGTGGCCGCGGTCACATTGtctctttccagtgttctgtgggagacattttgtgttttctccagGATTTGCTGGATAAAGGGAAAGctttttctactttgaaagtGTATCTGGCGGCTATTTCTGCATGTCACATCGGGTTTAATAACGAACCTGCGGGTCGGCACCCTTTGATTAGCCGGTTTATGAAAGGTGCACGCCGTATAAGGCCGGTGTCTCGGCGGTTAGTGCCTCAGTGGGACCTGTCCTTGGTTTTGGAAGCCCTTTCTCATCACCCCTTCGAGCCGGTGGATGGCGTAGGGCTgaaatttctttctcttaagACGGTGCTGCTTGTGGCTCTAGTGACTgctaagtgtgtgagtgagctgCAAGCCCTGTCTGTCAGTCCATCCTGTCTACAGTTCGCCCCTGGGCTCACGAAGGTTTCCTTTCGCCATAACCCGGCGTTCGTGCCTAAGGTGGTGGATTCTTCTTATAGATGTCCTGTTACGGAACTTTCGGCTTTTCACCCACCTCAGGAGGAGGATGGCTTGAGTTCCTTGTGCCCGGTGCGGGCCCTCCATACGTATGTCAAGAGAACAGCGGGTTTCAGAAAATCggaccagctgtttgtgtctTGGGCTACCCCTCACAAAGGGAAGCCGTTGTCGAGTCAGCGGCTGTCCCGCTGGATTGTGGAGGCTATATCTATAGCGTATGAATGCTGTGGTTCTCAGGCTCCCACGGGTCTGAGGGCCCACTCTACTAGAGGGATGGTGACATCATGGGCCCTGCTTAAGGGTGTCTCTGTTCAGGATATTTGTGCGGCAGCTGGCTGGGCCACGCCGCACACCTTTGTGCGGTTTTATAGACTAGATGTGTCTGAGTCATCCTTGGCACATGCAGTGCTGAGTGCCAGGCGTTCTGAGCCTATGTGA
- the LOC124376825 gene encoding NLR family CARD domain-containing protein 3-like, protein MYTHFLIIQTNIIREKYLQKQESDEEMLLKLGKLAFQQLEKQNLIFYEEDLRECGIDVTEAAVYSGVCTQIFREEFGLHQSKVYCFVHLSIQEHLAALYVHLTFMKEQRNVLKQKQVCRTLSDVLKQNQVCRTFSDVHRSAVDQALKSQTGHLDLFLRFLLGLSLESNQKLLHILVTQTGSSSQNKKDMVQYIKKKISEDLTAEKSINLFHCLNELGNDSLVEEIQQYLK, encoded by the coding sequence atgtacacacacttcctcatcattcagaccaacaTCATAAGAGAGAAGTACCTTCAGAAGCAGGAAagcgatgaagaaatgcttctcaaactggggaaactggctttccagcagctggagaaacaaaacctgatcttctatgaggaagacctgagagagtgtggcattgatgtgacagaagcagcagtgtattcaggtgtgtgtacgcagatcttcagagaggagtttgggcttcaccagagtaaagtgtactgctttgttcatctgagcattcaggaacatctTGCAGCTTTGTATGTGCACCTGACCTTCATGAAGGaacagagaaatgttcttaaacaGAAACAGGTCTGTAGGACACTTTCAGATGTTCTTAAACAGAATCAGGTCTGTAGGACATTTTCAGATGTACACAggagtgctgtagatcaggctttaaaaagtcagactggacatctggatcttttcctccgctttcttctgggtctctcactcgagtccaatcagaaacttctacatatcttagtaacacagacaggaagtagctcccAGAACAAAAAGGACATGGTTCagtacatcaagaagaagatcagtgaagatcttactgcagagaaatccatcaatctgttccactgtctgaatgaactgggtaatgattctctagtggaggaaatccagcagtatctgaaa